In a single window of the Enoplosus armatus isolate fEnoArm2 chromosome 15, fEnoArm2.hap1, whole genome shotgun sequence genome:
- the capn3a gene encoding calpain-3 isoform X2 yields MPYTPSGFFCDRLIRERERRDGEGSLNKPVRFNGQDYNALRQECLQRKSLFEDESFPATVESLGFKELGHKSNKVKNIVWKRPKEICENPQFIVGGASRTDICQGDLGDCWLLAAIACLTLNEKLLYRVVPQEQSYSEGYGGIFHFQFWRYGDWVDVVIDDRIPTFNNQLVFTKSAERNEFWSALLEKAYAKLHGSYEALKGGNTTEAMEDFTGGVTEFYELKEAPKELYKIMKKALERGSLMGCSIDSLVPARFETRTVTGLVKGHAYSVTAVEECKSSQHKDSKVRLVRLRNPWGQVEWNGPWSDNSKEWTTLSKTEKEKLQHQSAEDGEFWMSFEDFKKNYTKIEICNLTPDALEDDKIHKWTVSVNEGRWVRGCSAGGCRNYPDTFWTNPQYRLRLLEEDDDPEDNEVGCTFVVALMQKNRRKERKMGANLFTIGFAIYEVPKEMHGNKQHMQKDFFLFSSSKARCKSYINLREVTQRFRLSPGEYVIVPSTYEPHQEGEFILRVFSEKRNTSEEIENRIEADHPVPAPASAGEESEEDQQFRTIFQEIAGDDMEITANELKNVLNRVITKHKDLNTEGFSLESCRSMIALMDMDGTGRLNLQEFRHLWNKIKQWQGIFKHYNADQSGSINSYEMRNAVNDAGFRLNNQLYDIITMRYANENMNIDFDSFISCLVRLEAMFRAFQAFDQDGDGTIRLSVLEWLQLTMYA; encoded by the exons atgccctaTACACCGTCTGGCTTTTTCTGTGACCGGTTGATCCGGGaacgagagaggagagatggggaaGGGTCTCTGAACAAGCCCGTCCGCTTCAACGGCCAGGACTACAACGCCCTGAGACAGGAGTGCCTTCAGAGGAAGAGCCTGTTTGAGGATGAGTCTTTCCCGGCTACTGTGGAGTCTTTGGGCTTCAAGGAGCTCGGACATAAGTCCAACAAGGTCAAGAACATCGTCTGGAAGAGGCCCAAG GAAATCTGTGAGAACCCTCAGTTCATTGTCGGAGGAGCCAGTAGGACAGACATCTGCCAGGGAGATCTGG GTGACTGCTGGTTGCTGGCTGCCATCGCCTGTCTCACCTTGAATGAGAAGCTTCTCTACCGAGTTGTTCCCCAGGAGCAAAGCTACTCGGAGGGATATGGCGGCATCTTTCACTTCCAG TTCTGGCGTTATGGCGACTGGGTCGATGTCGTCATTGACGACCGCATCCCGACCTTCAACAACCAGCTGGTCTTCACTAAGTCCGCTGAGAGGAACGAGTTCTGGAGCGCCCTGCTGGAGAAGGCCTACGCCAA GCTGCACGGCTCCTACGAGGCCCTGAAGGGTGGAAACACCACCGAGGCCATGGAGGACTTCACTGGTGGAGTCACTGAGTTCTACGAGTTGAAGGAAGCTCCCAAAGAGCTCTACAAGATCATGAAGAAAGCTCTGGAGAGAGGCTCCCTCATGGGCTGCTCCATTGAT tCCCTGGTTCCTGCTCGCTTTGAGACTCGTACCGTGACGGGACTTGTGAAGGGTCACGCCTACTCTGTGACGGCAGTGGAGGAG TGTAAATCGTCTCAGCACAAGGACTCTAAAGTTCGTCTGGTGCGTCTCAGGAACCCGTGGGGTCAAGTGGAGTGGAACGGCCCCTGGAGTGACAA CTCCAAGGAGTGGACCACACTCTCCAAGACTGAAAAAGAGAAGCTGCAGCACCAGAGTGCCGAGGATGGAGAGTTCTG GATGTCATTTGAGGACTTCAAGAAGAACTACACTAAGATTGAGATCTGTAACCTCACCCCTGACGCCCTGGAGGACGATAAGATTCACAAGTGGACGGTCTCTGTGAACGAAGGCCGCTGGGTGAGAGGCTGCTCTGCTGGGGGCTGCAGGAACTACCCAG ACACGTTCTGGACCAACCCTCAGTACCGCCTCCGCTtgctggaggaggatgatgatccCGAGGACAACGAAGTGGGCTGCACCTTCGTGGTGGCTCTGATGCAGAAGAACAGGCGGAAAGAGCGCAAGATGGGAGCCAACCTCTTCACCATCGGATTCGCCATTTATGAG gtgcCAAAGGAG ATGCATGGGAACAAGCAGCACATGCAGAAGGACTTCTTCctgttcagctcctccaaaGCTCGTTGCAAGTCCTACATCAACCTGCGCGAGGTGACCCAGCGTTTCCGCCTGAGCCCCGGGGAGTACGTCATCGTTCCCTCCACGTACGAGCCGCACCAGGAGGGAGAGTTCATCCTGCGAGTCTTCTCTGAAAAGAGGAACACCTCAGA GGAGATAGAGAACAGGATCGAGGCCGATCATCCAGTG CCGGCGCCGGCCTCAGCGGGGGAAGAGAGCGAGGAGGACCAGCAGTTCAGGACTATTTTTCAGGAGATAGCTGGCGAT GACATGGAAATCACAGCCAACGAACTGAAAAACGTTCTCAACAGAGTGATCACCAAAC ATAAGGACCTGAACACTGAGGGCTTCAGCCTGGAGAGCTGCAGGAGCATGATTGCTCTGATGGAC ATGGATGGGACAGGTAGACTCAATCTTCAGGAGTTCAGACATCTGTGGAATAAGATCAAACAGTGGCAG ggAATCTTTAAGCACTATAACGCTGACCAGTCCGGCAGCATCAACAGTTACGAGATGAGGAATGCTGTCAATGACGCAG GCTTCCGTCTCAACAACCAGCTGTACGACATCATCACCATGCGCTACGCAAACGAGAACATGAACATCGACTTCGACAGCTTCATCAGCTGTCTGGTTCGGCTCGAAGCCATGTTCA ggGCGTTCCAGGCCTTTGATCAGGATGGAGATGGCACAATCAGACTCAGTGTCCTGGAG TGGCTCCAGTTGACCATGTACGCCTAG
- the ganc gene encoding LOW QUALITY PROTEIN: neutral alpha-glucosidase C (The sequence of the model RefSeq protein was modified relative to this genomic sequence to represent the inferred CDS: inserted 1 base in 1 codon; substituted 1 base at 1 genomic stop codon) encodes MRIREDLNRLSTAGVLCLSLCXEMAEVSQPLRXKLGFSAVTSVIPDDEGKEKFKKSGDVAFYRRQIQGPSMRHRALLDTMVLTEKGARFELLEPDTQTKLLLSVSPCKNDTVRILIDEVQPIKARYRVPDVITGEPQCEQLRVERQSKDSVTLSWSSGRHQVCVWPFPFRLEILCEDEVMVTFNSKGKLWFETLQDPPGATSHGSELQEDHTRLLWKETSRQFVDVRANGPSSIGSDLSLYGFSHVYGLPEHADGLQLRDTRDGEPYRLYNLDVFAYDLYSRRGLYGSVPLLVAHKPDRTLGVFWLNASETFVNVHYSPSEHQDDQTPPVKRRQMQPQTDVHWLSESGVIDCVVLLGPSPQQLFTQYAQLTGYQALPPLFALGYHQCRWNYDDEADVKAVDAGFDRHDIPYDVIWLDIEHTDGKRYFTWDSALFPEPAALQRHLEKKKRKLVVISDPHLKVDPDWSLYCEARDGGHFVKHREGQIYRGSCWPGESSYLDLSSPDTRAWYSRCFGLDKYKGSTPSLFVWNDMNEPSVFGGPEQTMPKDAVHCGGWEHRELHNLYGFYQHMATAEGLITRSGGLERPFVLSRSFFAGSQRFGAIWTGDNVASWGYLKISIPMLLSLSVAGIVFCGADVGGFVQDPEPELLVRWYQAAALQPFFRGHSAKVTKRREPWLFGEEVTAAIRTVIQQRYCLLPYWYTLFHQAHTTGLPPLRPLWVEFQREQSTFTVDNQYMIGGALLACPVTEPGVQEVKVLLPGSGEVWYDVHSAKAYKGGRTLSLPVTLDTVPVFQRGGSVVCRSAGSGSCTAELQHLPLSITVALNSQGVADGELYLDDGHSFSYRDKKAFCLRRFNMLSGRLLCRPASEEGTFDCDTVVQSVTVLGVKSKPSTVVVHVSGAEDTPAAFQHMETCCMLTVSNLNLRAATDWEIQIC; translated from the exons ATGCGCATACGAGAAGACCTCAACCGACTGTCAACGGCTGgtgttttatgtctttctctct tcgAAATGGCGGAAGTGAGCCAACCCCTTAGGTAAAAACTTGGCTTTTCAGCAGTGACAAG TGTCATACCTGATgatgaagggaaagaaaagttCAAGAAAAGTGGTGATGTTGCTTTTTACAG gcgACAGATCCAGGGCCCAAGCATGCGGCACCGAGCCCTTTTGGACACCATGGTGCTCACAGAGAAGGGGGCTCGTTTTGAACTGTTGGAGCCTGACACACAG ACCAAACTGCTTCTTTCTGTGTCACCTTGTAAAAATGACACTGTGAGGATATTAATAGATGAAGTCCAGCCCATTAAAGCACGCTACCGAGTCCCAGATGTGATAACGGGGGAGCCGCAGTGTGAACA GTTGAGAGTGGAGAGACAGTCTAAGGACTCCGTCACCCTTTCTTGGTCTTCAGGACGTCACCAGGTTTGTGTGTGGCCTTTCCCTTTCCGACTGGAGATCCTGTGCGAAGACGAAGTGATGGTAACGTTCAACTCTAAAGGCAAACTGTGGTTCGAGACACTGCAGGATCCACCCGG GGCCACATCTCATGGTAGTGAG CTTCAAGAGGACCATACACGTTTATTATGGAAAGAGACTTCCAGGCAGTTTGTGGATGTCAGAGCTAAtg GCCCCAGTAGCATCGGGTCAGACCTCAGTCTCTATGGCTTCAGTCATGTGTACGGTCTACCAGAGCATGCAGACGGCCTCCAGCTCAGAGACACCAG AGATGGTGAACCTTATCGTCTGTATAACTTGGACGTCTTTGCGTATGACTTGTACAGCCGCCGCGGCCTGTATGGGTCCGTGCCGCTGTTGGTGGCCCACAAGCCTGACAGGACTTTGGGCGTATTTTGGCTGAATGCATCTGAAACTTTTGTGAACGTTCATTACAGCCCATCTGAGCATCAG GATGACCAAACACCCCCAGTGAAGAGGAGGCAGATGCAGCCTCAGACTGACGTCCACTGGCTGTCAGAAAGTGGTGTGATTGACTGCGTGGTTCTGCTGGGGCCCAGTCCACAGCAGCTCTTCACCCAGTACGCTCAGCTGACAG gatATCAAGCCTTACCCCCTCTGTTTGCTCTCGGGTACCACCAGTGTCGCTGGAACTACGACGATGAAGCTGATGTGAAGGCTGTAGATGCTGGATTTGATCGCCACGACATCCCGTATGACGTTATCTGGCTGGATATTGAGCACACGGATGGGAAGCGTTATTTCACCTGGGACTCTGCTCTTTTCCCTGAACCAGCGGCTCTGCAGCGCCAcctagagaagaagaagaggaag TTGGTTGTTATAAGTGATCCCCACCTCAAGGTTGATCCTGATTGGTCCCTGTACTGTGAGGCCAGAGACGGAGGGCATTTTGTCAAGCACAGAGAGGGGCAGATCTATCGGGGCTCATGCTGGCCTG GTGAGTCCTCTTACCTTGACCTCAGCAGTCCAGACACCCGAGCGTGGTACTCCAGATGTTTCGGCCTGGATAAGTACAAG GGATCAACGCCGTCGTTATTTGTGTGGAATGACATGAACGAACCGTCTGTGTTTGGCGGGCCAGAGCAGACAATGCCAAAGGACGCAGTGCATTGTGGGGGCTGGGAGCACCGGGAGTTACACAACCTGTACGGCTTCTACCAG CACATGGCCACAGCGGAGGGTCTGATAACTCGCTCGGGTGGCTTAGAGAGACCTTTTGTCCTTTCACGCTCCTTCTTCGCTGGGTCGCAGAGATTTG GAGCGATATGGACGGGTGACAACGTCGCCAGTTGGGGATATCTGAAGATCTCGATTCCAATGCTTTTGTCTCTAAGTGTGGCAGGCATAGTGTTTTGTGGAG CCGATGTCGGTGGGTTTGTTCAGGACCCGGAGCCGGAGTTGCTGGTGCGCTGGTACCAGGCAGCCGCCCTGCAGCCGTTTTTCCGAGGTCACTCTGCAAAGGTGACAAAGCGTCgggagccctggctgtttggGGAGGAAGTCACCGCCGCAATCCGCACTGTGATCCAGCAGAG GTACTGTTTGCTGCCGTACTGGTACACTCTGTTCCACCAGGCTCACACTACTGGTCTGCCTCCACTCAG ACCTCTGTGGGTGGAGTtccagagagaacagagcaCCTTCACTGTGGACAACCAGTATATGATTG GAGGAGCACTGCTGGCCTGTCCTGTAACCGAACCAGGTGTTCAAGAAGTCAAAGTCCTACTTCCTGGATCTGGCGAG GTTTGGTATGATGTCCACTCTGCAAAGGCGTATAAAGGAGGCAGGACTCTGAGTCTTCCTGTTACCCTGGACACA GTTCCTGTGTTCCAGCGTGGCGGCTCGGTGGTCTGCAGGTCAGCAGGAAGTGGCTCCTGTACAGCCGAACTCCAGcacctccccctctccatcacTGTGGCCCTAAACTCTCAG GGCGTCGCTGATGGTGAGTTGTACCTGGACGACGGCCATTCCTTCAGCTATCGGGACAAAAAGGCCTTCTGCCTGCGCAGGTTCAACATGCTGTCAGGCCGTCTGCTCTGCCG TCCTGCCAGTGAAGAAGGAACATTTGACTGTGATACCGTCGTACAGTCAGTCACCGTCCTGGGGGTGAAGAGCAAACCGTCCACAGTGGTTGTGCATGTGTCAG GTGCTGAAGACACGCCTGCTGCATTTCAACACATGGAGACCTGCTGCATGCTGACAGTGAGCAACCTGAACCTCAGAGCGGCGACGGACTGGGAGATACAGATATGTTAA
- the capn3a gene encoding calpain-3 isoform X1 encodes MPYTPSGFFCDRLIRERERRDGEGSLNKPVRFNGQDYNALRQECLQRKSLFEDESFPATVESLGFKELGHKSNKVKNIVWKRPKEICENPQFIVGGASRTDICQGDLGDCWLLAAIACLTLNEKLLYRVVPQEQSYSEGYGGIFHFQFWRYGDWVDVVIDDRIPTFNNQLVFTKSAERNEFWSALLEKAYAKLHGSYEALKGGNTTEAMEDFTGGVTEFYELKEAPKELYKIMKKALERGSLMGCSIDSLVPARFETRTVTGLVKGHAYSVTAVEECKSSQHKDSKVRLVRLRNPWGQVEWNGPWSDNSKEWTTLSKTEKEKLQHQSAEDGEFWMSFEDFKKNYTKIEICNLTPDALEDDKIHKWTVSVNEGRWVRGCSAGGCRNYPDTFWTNPQYRLRLLEEDDDPEDNEVGCTFVVALMQKNRRKERKMGANLFTIGFAIYEVPKEMHGNKQHMQKDFFLFSSSKARCKSYINLREVTQRFRLSPGEYVIVPSTYEPHQEGEFILRVFSEKRNTSEEIENRIEADHPVPAPASAGEESEEDQQFRTIFQEIAGDVSIRRTGSQRERNFQMDMEITANELKNVLNRVITKHKDLNTEGFSLESCRSMIALMDMDGTGRLNLQEFRHLWNKIKQWQGIFKHYNADQSGSINSYEMRNAVNDAGFRLNNQLYDIITMRYANENMNIDFDSFISCLVRLEAMFRAFQAFDQDGDGTIRLSVLEWLQLTMYA; translated from the exons atgccctaTACACCGTCTGGCTTTTTCTGTGACCGGTTGATCCGGGaacgagagaggagagatggggaaGGGTCTCTGAACAAGCCCGTCCGCTTCAACGGCCAGGACTACAACGCCCTGAGACAGGAGTGCCTTCAGAGGAAGAGCCTGTTTGAGGATGAGTCTTTCCCGGCTACTGTGGAGTCTTTGGGCTTCAAGGAGCTCGGACATAAGTCCAACAAGGTCAAGAACATCGTCTGGAAGAGGCCCAAG GAAATCTGTGAGAACCCTCAGTTCATTGTCGGAGGAGCCAGTAGGACAGACATCTGCCAGGGAGATCTGG GTGACTGCTGGTTGCTGGCTGCCATCGCCTGTCTCACCTTGAATGAGAAGCTTCTCTACCGAGTTGTTCCCCAGGAGCAAAGCTACTCGGAGGGATATGGCGGCATCTTTCACTTCCAG TTCTGGCGTTATGGCGACTGGGTCGATGTCGTCATTGACGACCGCATCCCGACCTTCAACAACCAGCTGGTCTTCACTAAGTCCGCTGAGAGGAACGAGTTCTGGAGCGCCCTGCTGGAGAAGGCCTACGCCAA GCTGCACGGCTCCTACGAGGCCCTGAAGGGTGGAAACACCACCGAGGCCATGGAGGACTTCACTGGTGGAGTCACTGAGTTCTACGAGTTGAAGGAAGCTCCCAAAGAGCTCTACAAGATCATGAAGAAAGCTCTGGAGAGAGGCTCCCTCATGGGCTGCTCCATTGAT tCCCTGGTTCCTGCTCGCTTTGAGACTCGTACCGTGACGGGACTTGTGAAGGGTCACGCCTACTCTGTGACGGCAGTGGAGGAG TGTAAATCGTCTCAGCACAAGGACTCTAAAGTTCGTCTGGTGCGTCTCAGGAACCCGTGGGGTCAAGTGGAGTGGAACGGCCCCTGGAGTGACAA CTCCAAGGAGTGGACCACACTCTCCAAGACTGAAAAAGAGAAGCTGCAGCACCAGAGTGCCGAGGATGGAGAGTTCTG GATGTCATTTGAGGACTTCAAGAAGAACTACACTAAGATTGAGATCTGTAACCTCACCCCTGACGCCCTGGAGGACGATAAGATTCACAAGTGGACGGTCTCTGTGAACGAAGGCCGCTGGGTGAGAGGCTGCTCTGCTGGGGGCTGCAGGAACTACCCAG ACACGTTCTGGACCAACCCTCAGTACCGCCTCCGCTtgctggaggaggatgatgatccCGAGGACAACGAAGTGGGCTGCACCTTCGTGGTGGCTCTGATGCAGAAGAACAGGCGGAAAGAGCGCAAGATGGGAGCCAACCTCTTCACCATCGGATTCGCCATTTATGAG gtgcCAAAGGAG ATGCATGGGAACAAGCAGCACATGCAGAAGGACTTCTTCctgttcagctcctccaaaGCTCGTTGCAAGTCCTACATCAACCTGCGCGAGGTGACCCAGCGTTTCCGCCTGAGCCCCGGGGAGTACGTCATCGTTCCCTCCACGTACGAGCCGCACCAGGAGGGAGAGTTCATCCTGCGAGTCTTCTCTGAAAAGAGGAACACCTCAGA GGAGATAGAGAACAGGATCGAGGCCGATCATCCAGTG CCGGCGCCGGCCTCAGCGGGGGAAGAGAGCGAGGAGGACCAGCAGTTCAGGACTATTTTTCAGGAGATAGCTGGCGATGTGAGTATaaggaggacaggaagtcaaagGGAGAGGAACTTTCAAATG GACATGGAAATCACAGCCAACGAACTGAAAAACGTTCTCAACAGAGTGATCACCAAAC ATAAGGACCTGAACACTGAGGGCTTCAGCCTGGAGAGCTGCAGGAGCATGATTGCTCTGATGGAC ATGGATGGGACAGGTAGACTCAATCTTCAGGAGTTCAGACATCTGTGGAATAAGATCAAACAGTGGCAG ggAATCTTTAAGCACTATAACGCTGACCAGTCCGGCAGCATCAACAGTTACGAGATGAGGAATGCTGTCAATGACGCAG GCTTCCGTCTCAACAACCAGCTGTACGACATCATCACCATGCGCTACGCAAACGAGAACATGAACATCGACTTCGACAGCTTCATCAGCTGTCTGGTTCGGCTCGAAGCCATGTTCA ggGCGTTCCAGGCCTTTGATCAGGATGGAGATGGCACAATCAGACTCAGTGTCCTGGAG TGGCTCCAGTTGACCATGTACGCCTAG